In the genome of Pseudobacteriovorax antillogorgiicola, the window TAGATTTTGGTTCCTGATTCTAAGTACTTCTCTATTCCAAAGATATCTCCAGTGGTGATCTTTTTAATGGTGCTCAGCACTCCTTTGAGCGTGAACTTATAATCAGACTTACTAAGAGACACAATATTGTTGACGTAGGGATAGGGGGCTAGACGCGGTATATATTCATCGGGTGACTCTGCAGTTAGCAAGACAATCTTCGTGTTGGGATTCTTATCGCGGGCAATAGCAGACAATTTGATCATTCGCTTATCTAGTATAACAATTTGATAATTCCCTTCGTAGATATACTTCTCGCCTTTGTCAACTGTTTCAGCATAGTCTATCGTGCCTCCAGTGCTTTGAAGAGCCATACGGGTAATCCGCAATGATTTACTCGACTCACCACAAAATAGAATCTTGAGGTGAGATAGGTTTAGTGGGCCTTCTTCATAGATCATTTTGATTTGCTCTAACTCACTTTTCACTTGCCCCACTAAATCACCATAAAAATCTTGCGTTAAATTTGTGACTTTATCTACTAGCGAGGCATAAATACTATCCTCAGCATCATCTGCAAGCTGAAGATGGGGCGTTGGTTGCTGATCAAGAGAGTATCCTAGCAAACTGTCGTGAGCATGAATGATTGCATCAACGACCTCTTCTAAAGAGATAAAACCTAACAACCTCTGATTTTCGACCACTGGTAAGCAATGATAGCGATTCTTGGTAAATACCTTCAAAGCTTTTTCAAGTGAACAGCTTGGGGAGATTGTGGTAGGGTTTGGTGACATTAGGTGTAGGGCTCTAGTTTTATCCGTCATAGCCTCGCCCTTGATCAGGAAACGCTCCACAAAGTCATGCTTTGTGATTACCCCCTTCAAGACCGAATCCTTAACGACTAGGACGGCATTAGCCCCTTTTTTCGCTAAGATATTTAAAGCATCGGAGGCGTGCTGCTCAGGTTCAACAGTCCAATTGCTTAGGCTTTTTTCTTGTGTCTCTATTAATGTTCTGACATCCATGTCTAACTCCTAGCTGCCCACCGGGGTGAAGTTACTATCACCTTGACCCGCACACATTCCTTGGGCAGTTGCAATATCGAACAAAGGCCCATAGTAGATTTGCCCTGGGTCCTGACTCAGCCCTGTCTCATAAGTTGACAAAGAGCAGGTACCAAGTTGATTTTCCGGAGGGCAAGATTCACTGACCCATCGTCGGTCATCACTCGATTCGCAACGAGACTGTAATGATGCAATATCAGCGTCTGACTGCCCACTGAAGTCTTGACAAAGTAAGAGTCGATCGCCTTGGACCGTTTGGCAACTCAACGATACAGCGGTCGCTAAATCCTCACTTGTCGTAGGATCAGATGAATTTTTACAGGAAAACCCTGAAACTGCCACCAAAACTGATAACACTCGAAGCATCTAGCACCTCCTTAAACAGGGAGTCGGTTCTTCACAGCACACACTTAATCTGAAAGCTAGGCAATTCCGTGGAGTGACATATTTTCCTAGCACTTCCTTCATCGCACCAAGAGCTCTTACGAAAAACAGGGTGGAAGCCTCAAAAAATACCCTCACCATCCATGCAAGGGCTTAGACAATGACAAAAACCCTGAATTTTCAAGAAACCATGAGCGGCGTTATATATCCAAGCCAGAAGCAAAAAAATTTCGAATTGAAGGATGATCAACCTAACCACAAAATTATTTTGACGATGGAACTCTCACTTCAAGACCCCCCATCCTTGCTTCGTGACGGTCACGTTTCGGGAACAATCAATGGCTGGGTCGAATCTGATGCCTTGGGTGGCATATCGCTCATTGAAGACGGCATGGTTTCGCTATTTACCAATTCAATGCTTGAGGATGTTGAGCGTGAGATGACCTACTCATTAGTAGTTAAGTCACCAATGCATGGCTTGCTAACTATCGACGGACGAAAGCTTCTGAGGGGCTTAAACCCACTCAAGATCTGGTATGAAACCACAACATTAATGCTTCATATCAGAAAATGCACACCAAGAAGCAAAACAACCGAGTCCCTTTTTGAAGGCCAGGCATCGGTATCAGCCATGGGATTAATCCATCATCTGCGATCTATGACTACTAATTGTAGTGACTCACGGGTTGCTGCATCATGTATATCTCAATTCTTAGCCGGATTTGTTAGGAATTGTTATGAAATATATGCACAACCTATGGCCTCCCGAAACCAAACTTTATCTGACCAAAACTCTATACCAAAATTTCAGGATACCATAGTCATTGGGTCTGGTTATGGAGGCGCTATTTCAGCTGCCAGGCTTGCATCTAAAGGCTATCCAGTAGCTATATTGGAAAGGGGACGGGAATTTAAATCAGGTGATTTTCCAGATTCAAGTCTAAAGGCTCTTCGTGAATTTCAAGTCAATCACTTCTTAGCCCCAAGAAACCCTAGTGGCCTATTTGATTTTCGGACATTTGATGATGCTGCGGTCGTTGTCGGTTGTGGTCTGGGTGGAACATCTCTTATAAACGCCAATGTGGTTGCTCCTCCTGACCCTGGTATCTTTAGTCACTCGTCTTGGCCTGAGGCTATCCGTCGTAAACCACAGCAAATGAATCGCTATTTCCATGTTGTAAGCAGTGTTCTAGCTGCTAAACCATTCCCAGAAAGTGGCGAGAAGCCCCTCGCCAAAAGAAGGCTATTTCGTGAGTTTTCGCAAAAGCACCAGATCCCTCTGACAGACCCGCCCTTAGCGATCAACTTCGATGGGTCCTGCTACAACAAATTTGGTGTGAAGCAGAGCCCTTGCATCTCCTGTGGTAACTGTTGCTCAGGATGTAACTATGGAGCAAAGAACAGCCTTGATAAGAATTATCTACCCATGGCTAAGAGTTTTGGGGCGCGCATCTTCACTGGTATCGAGGTATCTCACATTGAAAAGTTGGATAACCATGACTATCAAGTCTACTACTGGAATCATAGTTCCTCCAAAGCTTCAAAGAGGCAAGAAAACTTACAGGTAGTTCGTTGTCGGCAATTGATTTTGGCAGCTGGTGCACTAGGAAGCCCTGAAATATTGCTTCGCAGCCGCGAGCTTGGAGGAATTCAATTATCTTCCACTTTGGGTAAAAGTTTCTCACTCAATGGCGGCACCATCGGCTGGATCTACAACACAGATAAAAGTGCTCATCCCATCGGCTTCAATCGTCAAAGTTCGCCAGAAAAAAGACGTAAATCTCAACATAGGAAAGACGATTACCAGGGGGAGGAACGACGAAAATCTAGCGCTTTCCATAAGGTCTTTAAGGCTATGAAAAGCAATCGCTATCGTCCTCAAGTAGGGCCAACAATCACGAATATGCTCGACTATCGGAGCCTGAGTTCTAAGCAGCAGCCCCACCAAGGAGGATTTGTCATCGAGGATTCAAGTATCCCTGGAGTACTTTCGCCACTTCTCCCTTGGGCTGTCACCATTAGCAGTTTTAAGTTTGGACAATCTCCAGGAGATCTCAAGATAAAGTCACTTGCCCCCATTGCTAGATCACTCATCAAAGGATCCTACCAAGGGGCAATTGATAACTCACTAGCCCTGTTGGGGGTCGGTCAGGATCGCCAACAAGGACAAGTTTTTCTTCCCGACTATTCGGGTACCAATGACCTGCTTCGCAAACGCCTTGATCTGTCGTGGCCTGGGCTTAATCGAAGCCCTTGGTACAAAGAGATTCATAGAGAATTTAATAAGTTTCAGCAAGACTTAGGTGGAATCTTCGTCGATTACAATGGCCTTGGACTCAATCGCCCGATCTCCGTTCATCCCTTGGGAGGTTGTGCCATGGGAGAATCCCACGAAACTGGAGTTGTGAATCATCGATGCGAGACCTTTGATCCACAGGGAGGCATTCACAAAGGGCTGTACGTCTGCGATGGCTCAATCATCCCAACCTCAATAGGAACAAACCCTCTTCTTACTATCTCAGCACTAACAGAACGATCAATGGACTACATTCAAAACTATTCAGCTGGTGAAGCCCCTAAATACATGGAACCCTTGCCAAGGAAGCGATTCGACTCCCCAGATATACCTAACACCAAGCGCTTGGTTCAATTTAGTCAGAGATTTGCTAGAGGGTTCCAATATCAAACTACAACGAAGTCTTCGTCACACCTAAGAGTCTTCGCCAAGCACACCCAGTGGAAAATTAGAGCAAATGATGGCTCGCTCGTGACTCTCACGCGACTCCAACGAGACTTCAAGGCTCGCTCTTGCATCATTCTAATGCCCGATATTTACCAAAATTTCGAAGATTATACTTCAGGCGCCATGGCACCCTTAAGTCAAGCAGTGCTTGATCAAGGATATGACCTAGTCATTGCCGATTCTCGATTGACGAGGTTGCGGGGCAAATCCCACTCCATCGAAACCTTTGATCACGTCGCTGCCTACGATATTCCGATTATCATGGAGGACCTTGGATCTCTTAGCTATGAGCATCAACATCTTATATCTCCTGGCTTCAGCAACTTCGCCAGCCTCCTAGCGTGCAACAACATTTTGTTTAGAAGTATTAGCTCATATATTTCTCTTGGGATCTCTTTCATCCCCAATATCTCTCCTGCCTGGCGGAAGACCTCGTCAATTTCGAAATCGTTTCAGTGGATTCCAGGCCTATCATCAAGCTGCCTCCCACGCTCTTACCAAAGCCACCTGGAGCGCATGATTCGTACGGGCCATATTTGTCGATTTCATAACAGAAAACAGGACTATCTTAGCTCACTACCGAAAAACCCGGTGGAGGACTTCGTAAAATCAGGTATTCCGACCCTCTTTATTGCTGGCAAGGATGATAGGTTGTTTAAGTCGTCTCAGAAGGACGCCTTTGCTTTACTAGAAGAACTCAGTCCCGGAAAACATCAATATATAGAGATTCCCAAGTACAACTATCCTGACCTAATTTCTTCTCCAAAGTGGAATCAAGATGTCGGTAACTGGCTCTTTCCATTTCTAAGATTACAGGAAGAGAAAAAACGAGGTCTCGATCCGGCTAACAGTATGTAAAACATAAAAGCTAGGTAATTAGAACCAAGATATGGCGCAATCTACCTTCATGTAAAGGGTGAATTCGTCTTTTAGACTGGATTCATTTGATGCTTACTCCCTTTGAGGTTAGGATAGCAAAACTCAATTTTGCTACGATCCAGGGAGTTTCCTATGAAATATCTCATCCCACTATCACTCCTCGTCGTTACATCACTAACCTTAGGGATAAGCAACTATCGAAGATCGGTATCATTCCAAGATCTCCACCATAGGCTGCTGAGCAGTTTAAATATTTCTAGCTCTGAAACTCTGTATCAAAATCTAGACAAAATTTTTCACGGCTTAGAGTTAGACCGCCATTTTAGAGCATTAACCCAGCAGATCCGCTATCGCAATCAAAACAGTTTAGAACTTTTCATCAAGCGAATTGAATACCATTCCGTTGCAATTCCCTTTCTGTCTCCCGATGAAATTAATGTGGAGTGGAGCATGGATGCTACTTTGGTTCACAACAAGCACGAATACGATCGTCATCTCTTTTTCTCGGTTAATTATCAGGTCGCAGAAACAGAACAGGGGCTCAGAATTATAGGCTCGGACTACCTGCCATGGAGTGACTTTTCCATACAAGAATGGGAACTTAACGAACCCATGCGTTTGGGGGTAGGGCCATGATTGAAATTCGCGACTTAAAAATTGATACGGGTCAAGGTCAGAGCATTCTTTCCATCGATTACCTGCGTATTACTACAAGACAGGTCGTTGGAATTATCGGTGCAAGTGGTTCCGGAAAAACAAGCTTGCTCAGGTGCTTAGCTGGGCAAAAACCGCCTAAAAGCGGAGACGTTGTTATAGGGGGTCAAAGCATTTATGAACTTCCACTCAATATTCGAACAGAATACTGCCGAAGTCATATGGCTAAAGTAGGTAGTGAACCAAATCTACTGCAATATCTGAATATCGAAGATAATATCCTTGTTCCCAGACACTTCTCTCACAAAAAACCTCGCGTTAACCTTGCTCGCCATCTACTTCAGTACTTCTCTATGGACGGTCTGCAACGGAATTATCCTTCATCACTCTCGAAAGGTGAGCAGCAGCGGGTGGCGATCTGTCGATCTCTTTGCCTTGAGCGCCGCATAGTACTCGCTGATGAACCCATGTCTCACTTAGATCCTGACATGCGAGAAAAAACTCTTGAATCACTCATCAATATTTGCCGTGATCGCAGTACCAGCCTGATAATCTCCACTCACGACTATAGCGACCTTTCCATGTTGGATCATGTGTACCAGATCGAACTTAAGGAACTGAAACCATGTCGCTGATTTTTAAACGTTTCCGGTATTACTGGGCATTCTATAGTTTCTTCGTACTGAGCATCGCCATCGCCGGAGCCTTACCTTTGAGTGCGATCAGAATTTCAAGCTACTTCCATAAGCTCTTGGACCTCAGGCTTCAACAAGCTCAGCTCATGATAGCTCCCGAAGGCAGTTCTCTAGCATCCATTGCAACGAACCTACTGCTACTGGACAGGCCACCACAATCATTCGACTTCGCTCAAGTGGAAACGCTACTGGATAGATTACCTAAAGCAGTACCAGTTTATATTACACGTCTCGACAGAACTCTGATTATTGGGACAAACCAACGTTACTTTCAGCTATTCCAACTCTCTCCAGTACGGGGTAGGGTGTTTGATAAGCCAGGAGATATTGTCCTCGGCTCTGACCTTGCGTCATCGTTGAAGGCCAAAGTGGGCTCCAAAACTTCCCTTGGTCATCGGCAAGGTCTCCCCAGCCATAAGCTGAGGGTCGTTGGGCTCTTAAGCCCCTCTATGAGCCCCCTGGATCGAGTTTTGCTAACCGACTTGGAAACCGCTTATGAGCTTGAGGATAACTTCCAACGGCCATATACCCATCTGATTCACGCTGCAGACACTACTCCGAAGCCTTTGACGTCAATTTTGATTGGTGGTTTGAGTCAGAAAGAGCGATCTTTTCTGTGGGAGAAACTTCAAGATTTTGACGACATTCAAGTCATTCAGCCAGATCTTTTCATAGATGATTTTAATCGTGAGAATCAGGGGTTTATGAATCTGAGCAAATGGTTGATGTCCACGGTTTTAGGACTCGTCATTGTCAGCCTTGCTGTGATTGCCTATCTCGTCTACCGTCTTCGGCGCTACGAATTTATCAAAATGCGAGCAATTGGTTTTAGTAAGAAAGATGTAGGAATCTTTCTAGCTCAGGAGTTGCTTCTGCTGGCATTTCTTGCAGGTATTTGTTGCTTTTTGATAACATGGGGGGTGACATCCACCACCTTGCATCTCATGGGATTCACGTTATGAAAAAAGTGATTATTCTCTTAGTAGCTTGCTTGTGGTTCCACTCAACACCGAGCAGGGGTACTACCAAAACCGTTCAGATCATCGCTTCGAACGGCCCTCTTCTCTACATCGCTAAACGGATTGGAGGAACCTTTGTTCATGTAACTCCCCTTTCAAAATCTCATTCTAGAACTTGGGAGCCAGGATCAACCGCGACAAGCCGAATGGAAAAGGCCGATTTGATCCTACTAAACGGCGCAGACTTTGAGCCCTGGTATAGGAACTTAAACATTGATAAGGCGAAGTTGGTTAAAACCGCAGAAGTTTTTCGCAGTCAATGGCTGATCAGCGATATCCATGTTATTGATCGAACTCATGGGCAAAGCACCCAAAGTGGATATAATCCTTACGTTTGGCTTAGCCCTAGGTTTGCCAAGCTACAAGCCATTGCAATTGAAAGAGCTATTTTGAAAATAGTTTATGACCGTTCCATCGAGAGAGCCGCGGAAACCTTATATCTGGAACTCGATGAGTTGGATGCTCAATACCGACGTTTAGCTCAGTTTTCAAGTCGGTACAAAATCATGGCTGCTCAAACAACGTTTGCCTACATTAGCCAACATTACGATCTTGACTTCGTCAACCAGTATATCGATCCTTTGGTGCCATTAAATATCGATCACAAGGACTTGCTAGCTAAAATACTAAGTCCATACAAAGGCAGCCCGATCATTTGGGACAAAGCCCCTAATGAGGAGCTGCAAAAATTTCTAGAAGCAAAGCTCCAAATTTCTTCGTTTACTTTGGACTCAGGAGTTCAAAGTAAAGACTTAGTCCAGCTGCTTCGATCAAACCTATCTGAACTTTCCAAGGCCCTTGGAGTTCACCCTCAATATACTTTAAGCAAGCGCCCTGAAGAAACTCGTTAGTTGGGCTCTCATGAGCATGTATCATACAAAACCCTTTAAATAGAGGGTTTCTATACCTAGTTAAGGTTGCGTTCTCGAAGGATTTTGTGGGCCTGCCGTCGCAATGCGAACAAGAGATCGTAAGCATAGTCTCGCTGTACCATATTCACAACCCATGAAGGAATCCAGCCTCCTGGATCGGCGTGCATTTCCAACTCTACATATGTTTTGCCGTCTTTGGGGGTTAGAGTCCATCGGGAAAAATCAATATCCATCCGTACACCCACCGTCTCTGGTGCCTGTGGGTACTCCCTAGACTTGCCAACCACAGTTACAATCCCCGAGGACGGGTCCTTCTTAAAGTGAACATCGTAAACGGCATCGCGATCACGAATGAAGGGTGGGCTATCAAACGCCTGATAGAAAATCAGATGATTTGCTTTTCTTGGCTCCAAAATCTTGCCGGACAATAATAAATCAGTCCACTCCTTCCAGCGGGGAGCATCTTTGAAGACGTCAACGATCAAGTCTGGAGTTGTACTAATCGTGGCGGTGCCGCGAAACGCAACAAATTTAGACCCAGACAGCTTGGCTCTAAACACTTCGATCCCGTCCTTCTTGTATAGTTGCTCCCAGGGAATTGGT includes:
- a CDS encoding GMC family oxidoreductase — translated: MSGVIYPSQKQKNFELKDDQPNHKIILTMELSLQDPPSLLRDGHVSGTINGWVESDALGGISLIEDGMVSLFTNSMLEDVEREMTYSLVVKSPMHGLLTIDGRKLLRGLNPLKIWYETTTLMLHIRKCTPRSKTTESLFEGQASVSAMGLIHHLRSMTTNCSDSRVAASCISQFLAGFVRNCYEIYAQPMASRNQTLSDQNSIPKFQDTIVIGSGYGGAISAARLASKGYPVAILERGREFKSGDFPDSSLKALREFQVNHFLAPRNPSGLFDFRTFDDAAVVVGCGLGGTSLINANVVAPPDPGIFSHSSWPEAIRRKPQQMNRYFHVVSSVLAAKPFPESGEKPLAKRRLFREFSQKHQIPLTDPPLAINFDGSCYNKFGVKQSPCISCGNCCSGCNYGAKNSLDKNYLPMAKSFGARIFTGIEVSHIEKLDNHDYQVYYWNHSSSKASKRQENLQVVRCRQLILAAGALGSPEILLRSRELGGIQLSSTLGKSFSLNGGTIGWIYNTDKSAHPIGFNRQSSPEKRRKSQHRKDDYQGEERRKSSAFHKVFKAMKSNRYRPQVGPTITNMLDYRSLSSKQQPHQGGFVIEDSSIPGVLSPLLPWAVTISSFKFGQSPGDLKIKSLAPIARSLIKGSYQGAIDNSLALLGVGQDRQQGQVFLPDYSGTNDLLRKRLDLSWPGLNRSPWYKEIHREFNKFQQDLGGIFVDYNGLGLNRPISVHPLGGCAMGESHETGVVNHRCETFDPQGGIHKGLYVCDGSIIPTSIGTNPLLTISALTERSMDYIQNYSAGEAPKYMEPLPRKRFDSPDIPNTKRLVQFSQRFARGFQYQTTTKSSSHLRVFAKHTQWKIRANDGSLVTLTRLQRDFKARSCIILMPDIYQNFEDYTSGAMAPLSQAVLDQGYDLVIADSRLTRLRGKSHSIETFDHVAAYDIPIIMEDLGSLSYEHQHLISPGFSNFASLLACNNILFRSISSYISLGISFIPNISPAWRKTSSISKSFQWIPGLSSSCLPRSYQSHLERMIRTGHICRFHNRKQDYLSSLPKNPVEDFVKSGIPTLFIAGKDDRLFKSSQKDAFALLEELSPGKHQYIEIPKYNYPDLISSPKWNQDVGNWLFPFLRLQEEKKRGLDPANSM
- a CDS encoding ABC transporter ATP-binding protein, translating into MIEIRDLKIDTGQGQSILSIDYLRITTRQVVGIIGASGSGKTSLLRCLAGQKPPKSGDVVIGGQSIYELPLNIRTEYCRSHMAKVGSEPNLLQYLNIEDNILVPRHFSHKKPRVNLARHLLQYFSMDGLQRNYPSSLSKGEQQRVAICRSLCLERRIVLADEPMSHLDPDMREKTLESLINICRDRSTSLIISTHDYSDLSMLDHVYQIELKELKPCR
- a CDS encoding CBS domain-containing protein gives rise to the protein MDVRTLIETQEKSLSNWTVEPEQHASDALNILAKKGANAVLVVKDSVLKGVITKHDFVERFLIKGEAMTDKTRALHLMSPNPTTISPSCSLEKALKVFTKNRYHCLPVVENQRLLGFISLEEVVDAIIHAHDSLLGYSLDQQPTPHLQLADDAEDSIYASLVDKVTNLTQDFYGDLVGQVKSELEQIKMIYEEGPLNLSHLKILFCGESSKSLRITRMALQSTGGTIDYAETVDKGEKYIYEGNYQIVILDKRMIKLSAIARDKNPNTKIVLLTAESPDEYIPRLAPYPYVNNIVSLSKSDYKFTLKGVLSTIKKITTGDIFGIEKYLESGTKIYKETIEGSDHRLSAIDHMKDYFRDVGLTKALTTRISMVAEELLLNAIYDAPVDQDGEALYNTLDRRVAVKLRPEQMAHFTYGCDGSYVGVAAIDPFGSIKKNTVFKYLESCYSDQAGSVDTTKGGAGRGLYMIVEGADLVVFNVRPGFRTEVAAFFAIDRHEAKRIGRSSFHYFVDAA
- a CDS encoding START domain-containing protein, yielding MRYLGFATLVFLMGSWLVARDQPIPWEQLYKKDGIEVFRAKLSGSKFVAFRGTATISTTPDLIVDVFKDAPRWKEWTDLLLSGKILEPRKANHLIFYQAFDSPPFIRDRDAVYDVHFKKDPSSGIVTVVGKSREYPQAPETVGVRMDIDFSRWTLTPKDGKTYVELEMHADPGGWIPSWVVNMVQRDYAYDLLFALRRQAHKILRERNLN
- a CDS encoding metal ABC transporter substrate-binding protein, encoding MKKVIILLVACLWFHSTPSRGTTKTVQIIASNGPLLYIAKRIGGTFVHVTPLSKSHSRTWEPGSTATSRMEKADLILLNGADFEPWYRNLNIDKAKLVKTAEVFRSQWLISDIHVIDRTHGQSTQSGYNPYVWLSPRFAKLQAIAIERAILKIVYDRSIERAAETLYLELDELDAQYRRLAQFSSRYKIMAAQTTFAYISQHYDLDFVNQYIDPLVPLNIDHKDLLAKILSPYKGSPIIWDKAPNEELQKFLEAKLQISSFTLDSGVQSKDLVQLLRSNLSELSKALGVHPQYTLSKRPEETR
- a CDS encoding ABC transporter permease, which codes for MSLIFKRFRYYWAFYSFFVLSIAIAGALPLSAIRISSYFHKLLDLRLQQAQLMIAPEGSSLASIATNLLLLDRPPQSFDFAQVETLLDRLPKAVPVYITRLDRTLIIGTNQRYFQLFQLSPVRGRVFDKPGDIVLGSDLASSLKAKVGSKTSLGHRQGLPSHKLRVVGLLSPSMSPLDRVLLTDLETAYELEDNFQRPYTHLIHAADTTPKPLTSILIGGLSQKERSFLWEKLQDFDDIQVIQPDLFIDDFNRENQGFMNLSKWLMSTVLGLVIVSLAVIAYLVYRLRRYEFIKMRAIGFSKKDVGIFLAQELLLLAFLAGICCFLITWGVTSTTLHLMGFTL